A single genomic interval of Methanofastidiosum sp. harbors:
- the pyrF gene encoding orotidine-5'-phosphate decarboxylase translates to MIMDDDVRKRICLALDVDNLDLAKELVEESCEYVGVYKIGKELFVSEGTSSIKIPQSYDRDVFLDLKFHDIPNTVEGASKALVKHKVRMFTIHSMGGKEMIRAAVRGVNSGVKYYGNIRPNILGVTVLTSHDEKSLKDILIDKPLDHALVQYAKMASENGCDGIVCSPNDINIIRPNLCKELIYVTPGVRLRDDKVSDQKRICTPEEAIVNGSSVIVVGRSILNSDNRAEILKRIYKEVEKGLKESKS, encoded by the coding sequence ATGATTATGGATGATGATGTTCGGAAGAGGATATGCCTAGCGCTTGATGTTGATAATTTAGATTTGGCCAAAGAATTAGTTGAAGAGAGTTGTGAATATGTTGGAGTATACAAAATCGGGAAGGAATTATTTGTTTCTGAAGGAACTTCTTCAATCAAAATCCCACAAAGCTATGATAGGGATGTTTTTTTGGATCTTAAATTTCACGATATTCCAAACACAGTAGAAGGCGCTTCAAAGGCTTTGGTCAAGCACAAAGTCAGGATGTTTACAATTCACTCGATGGGCGGAAAAGAGATGATCCGGGCGGCAGTTAGGGGTGTAAATAGCGGTGTCAAATATTATGGAAATATCAGGCCAAATATTTTAGGCGTAACAGTTCTTACAAGCCATGATGAAAAATCTCTAAAAGATATTTTAATTGACAAGCCTCTTGACCATGCATTAGTGCAATATGCAAAAATGGCATCAGAAAATGGGTGTGACGGGATAGTTTGCTCCCCCAATGATATTAATATTATTAGGCCAAATCTTTGTAAAGAACTGATATATGTAACTCCCGGGGTAAGATTAAGAGACGATAAAGTTTCTGACCAAAAAAGGATATGCACTCCAGAAGAAGCAATTGTTAATGGCTCATCTGTTATTGTAGTTGGCAGAAGCATATTGAATTCAGACAATAGGGCTGAAATACTAAAGAGGATATACAAAGAAGTGGAAAAAGGGTTGAAGGAAAGTAAAAGCTGA
- the queD gene encoding 6-carboxytetrahydropterin synthase QueD: MKFRLSKTFKFDAAHKLVDYDGACANLHGHTYKLIVTVEGTLDKTGMVMDLFDLKKIVTEKIVSKMDHCFLNDLYPQPTVENMAKDIFLNLEKEFEKTKVKLFSIRLYEGEGSYVEVFQ, encoded by the coding sequence ATGAAATTTAGATTAAGTAAAACATTCAAATTTGATGCAGCGCACAAATTAGTTGATTACGATGGTGCATGTGCTAATCTACATGGTCACACGTACAAATTGATCGTTACAGTGGAAGGTACTCTAGATAAAACTGGGATGGTCATGGACCTTTTTGATTTAAAGAAAATAGTCACAGAAAAGATAGTAAGTAAGATGGATCATTGTTTTTTGAATGATTTGTACCCCCAACCAACAGTAGAGAATATGGCAAAGGATATTTTCTTAAACCTCGAAAAGGAATTTGAAAAAACTAAAGTTAAGCTTTTTTCTATAAGACTATATGAAGGTGAAGGCTCTTAC